A window from Zingiber officinale cultivar Zhangliang chromosome 7A, Zo_v1.1, whole genome shotgun sequence encodes these proteins:
- the LOC122000424 gene encoding S-type anion channel SLAH1-like — MEVKEHLPVAVAAKARIRTKVVADGVSTGCGNLTGFHAGYFRISLSLCAQALLWKTLSEPSGGAAGGSHALRHLARSVPAAAHLLLWSVALAVLVALCFLYALRCAVRPRHVAAEFSHHVGVNYLFAPWISWLLLLQAAPPAAAPLSRALWWAFVAPILMLDVKIYGQWFTDGKRFLSLAANPTSQMTVVGNLVGAQAAARMGWPEAATCMFSLGMVHYLVLFVTLYQRFVGSTSLPAILRPAFFLFIAASSMASLAWDSIAGKFDLGSRMLFYLSLFLLASLVSRPALFRRAMRRFNLAWWAYSFPLTMLALAATEYEQEVKGGVADALMLFLSALSVLVITVLVVFTVLKAGDLFPNGDDPFAPPPPLGSSNHSSRFEVAC; from the exons ATGGAGGTAAAAGAGCACCTTCCCGTTGCCGTCGCCGCTAAAGCTCGGATTCGAACGAAAGTGGTCGCCGACGGAGTGTCGACGGGCTGCGGTAACCTCACCGGCTTCCACGCCGGCTATTTCCGCATCAGTCTCTCGCTCTGCGCCCAGGCCTTGCTCTGGAAGACACTCAGCGAGCCTAGCGGGGGCGCCGCCGGCGGCTCGCACGCCCTGCGGCACCTCGCCCGCTCGGTGCCGGCGGCCGCCCACTTGCTGCTCTGGTCGGTGGCGCTGGCGGTGCTGGTGGCGCTGTGCTTTCTGTACGCGCTCCGCTGCGCTGTGCGGCCGCGCCACGTGGCCGCAGAGTTCTCGCACCACGTGGGCGTCAACTACCTCTTCGCCCCCTGGATTTCCTGGCTTCTCTTGCTGCAGGCGGCGCCGCCTGCCGCTGCTCCCCTGTCTCGCGCCCTGTGGTGGGCCTTCGTGGCGCCCATCTTGATGCTGGACGTCAAGATCTACGGGCAGTGGTTCACCGACGGGAAGCGGTTCCTGTCGCTGGCGGCGAACCCGACGAGCCAGATGACGGTGGTGGGGAACCTGGTGGGGGCGCAGGCGGCGGCGCGCATGGGGTGGCCGGAGGCCGCCACCTGCATGTTCTCCCTGGGTATGGTCCACTACCTCGTCCTCTTCGTCACCCTCTACCAGCGCTTCGTCGGCAGCACCAGCCTCCCGGCGATTCTCCGCCCCGCGTTCTTCCTCTTCATCGCCGCGTCCAGCATGGCCAGCTTGGCATGGGACTCCATCGCCGGAAAATTCGACCTCGGCTCCAGGATGCTCTTCtacctctccctcttcctcttggcCTCCTTG GTGTCGAGGCCGGCCCTGTTCCGGAGGGCGATGCGGCGGTTCAACCTGGCGTGGTGGGCGTACTCGTTCCCGTTGACGATGCTGGCGCTGGCGGCGACGGAGTACGAGCAGGAGGTGAAGGGCGGCGTCGCCGACGCACTCATGCTCTTCCTCTCCGCCCTCTCTGTTCTCGTCATCACTGTGCTCGTCGTCTTCACTGTCTTAAAGGCCGGCGATCTTTTCCCCAACGGCGACGACCCCTtcgcgccgccgccgccgcttggGTCGTCCAATCATTCGTCCCGCTTTGAAGTCGCATGCTAA
- the LOC122000425 gene encoding bZIP transcription factor 44-like, translating to MASGASSGSSQLLNPHSEEDLSSLKKLKRKISNRESARRSRMRKQRQLCELTEEVSRLRSEKSQLISSLGVAKQLCAAVETENSVLRAQVMELGRRLQALASILSYAGGRCHMLYH from the coding sequence ATGGCTTCCGGGGCCTCGTCTGGATCGAGCCAGCTGCTGAATCCTCACTCGGAAGAGGACTTGAGTTCACTGAAGAAGCTGAAGCGTAAGATATCGAATCGGGAGTCGGCGAGGCGGTCGAGAATGCGGAAGCAGAGGCAGTTGTGTGAGCTGACGGAGGAGGTGAGCCGGCTACGGAGTGAGAAGAGCCAGCTGATTTCAAGCTTGGGCGTCGCAAAGCAACTGTGCGCAGCAGTGGAGACGGAGAACTCTGTGTTGAGAGCACAGGTGATGGAGCTCGGCCGCAGGCTGCAGGCTCTTGCCAGCATACTCAGCTACGCCGGCGGTCGCTGCCACATGCTCTACCATTGA